In Desulfofundulus kuznetsovii DSM 6115, the following are encoded in one genomic region:
- a CDS encoding acyl-CoA mutase large subunit family protein — MNDQPKGIKEGLEKWRENRCQMKDRDFRFETVSGMEVKDLYTPLDIEDLDYERDLGFPGEYPFTRGVYRNMYRGRLWTMRQFAGFATAKESNKRYKYLLEKGQTGLSVAFDMPTIMGYDSDHPRSLGEVGRVGVAIDSLQDMETLFDGIPLDKVSTSMTINAPAAVIWCMYIATGEKQGVRPEKLTGTIQNDILKEYIAQKSWIFPPEPSMRLITDIFAYASRHVPKWNTISISGYHIREAGSTAVQELAFTLANGFAYVEAGIKAGLNVDDFAPRLSFFFNAHIDFFEEIAKYRAARRIWARRMKEKYGAKDPRSWLLRFHTQTAGCSLTAQQPENNIVRTAYEALAAVLGGTQSLHTNSMDEVLALPTEKAVQIALRTQQILAYETGVANVIDPLAGSYYVEALTNKMEEEAEKYFEEIEKRGGVLACIEQNFFQQEIADAAYRYQRALDSKQRILVGVNEFVNPDEKLEIEILKIDPKIEQEQVARLQKLRRERDNIRVRETLEALRRACEGTENVIPYILDCVRAYATEGEIIQVMREVFGEYKEKPTF, encoded by the coding sequence ATGAACGATCAACCGAAAGGGATCAAGGAGGGCCTGGAAAAATGGCGGGAAAACCGCTGTCAGATGAAGGACCGGGACTTCCGGTTTGAAACCGTTTCCGGCATGGAGGTTAAAGACCTCTACACTCCTCTGGACATCGAGGATCTTGACTATGAGCGGGATCTGGGGTTCCCCGGTGAATACCCTTTTACCAGGGGGGTTTACAGAAATATGTACCGGGGCCGGCTGTGGACCATGCGCCAGTTTGCCGGCTTTGCCACGGCCAAAGAATCCAACAAACGCTATAAGTATTTGCTGGAAAAGGGGCAGACAGGGTTAAGTGTAGCCTTTGACATGCCCACCATCATGGGTTACGACAGCGACCATCCCCGGTCCCTGGGTGAAGTGGGCCGGGTGGGCGTGGCCATTGACTCCCTGCAGGATATGGAAACCCTTTTTGACGGCATCCCCCTGGATAAGGTGAGCACCTCCATGACTATCAATGCCCCGGCTGCCGTCATCTGGTGCATGTATATTGCCACCGGGGAAAAACAGGGCGTGCGACCGGAAAAGCTTACCGGCACCATCCAGAATGATATCTTAAAAGAATACATCGCCCAAAAGTCCTGGATTTTCCCGCCGGAACCCTCCATGCGCCTGATCACCGACATATTTGCCTACGCCAGCCGTCACGTCCCCAAATGGAATACCATCAGCATCAGCGGCTATCACATCCGGGAAGCCGGCTCCACAGCGGTGCAGGAACTGGCCTTTACCCTGGCCAACGGTTTTGCCTACGTGGAAGCCGGCATCAAGGCGGGGCTGAATGTGGATGACTTTGCCCCCCGCTTGTCCTTCTTCTTTAATGCCCATATCGATTTCTTTGAGGAGATCGCCAAGTACCGGGCCGCCCGGCGCATCTGGGCACGGCGGATGAAGGAAAAATACGGCGCCAAAGACCCCCGCTCCTGGTTGTTGCGTTTCCACACCCAGACGGCCGGTTGCAGCCTGACCGCCCAGCAGCCGGAAAACAACATTGTACGCACCGCCTACGAGGCCCTAGCTGCCGTGCTGGGAGGCACCCAGTCCCTGCATACCAATTCCATGGACGAGGTACTGGCCCTGCCCACGGAAAAGGCGGTACAGATTGCCCTGCGCACCCAGCAAATTCTGGCCTATGAGACTGGGGTGGCCAATGTAATTGATCCCCTGGCCGGTTCCTATTACGTGGAAGCCCTGACTAATAAGATGGAAGAAGAAGCGGAAAAATATTTTGAAGAGATTGAAAAGCGTGGCGGTGTCCTGGCCTGCATCGAGCAGAACTTCTTCCAGCAGGAAATTGCCGACGCCGCCTACCGTTACCAGCGGGCCCTGGACAGCAAGCAGCGGATCCTGGTGGGTGTAAATGAATTTGTCAATCCCGATGAAAAGCTGGAGATCGAAATCTTAAAAATCGATCCCAAAATTGAACAGGAACAGGTGGCCCGGTTGCAAAAGCTGCGCCGGGAGCGGGATAACATCCGGGTCAGGGAAACCCTGGAGGCTCTGCGCCGGGCCTGTGAGGGGACGGAAAACGTCATCCCCTACATCCTGGACTGCGTGCGGGCCTATGCCACCGAGGGGGAAATAATCCAGGTCATGCGGGAAGTGTTTGGGGAGTATAAAGAGAAACCAACGTTCTAG
- the meaB gene encoding methylmalonyl Co-A mutase-associated GTPase MeaB: MNNLVEKMLQGDRRSAAKLITLIENDAPEKRDVLKQIYPHTGRAHVVGITGSPGAGKSSLVDELTREIRGEDLKVGVIAVDPTSPFSGGALLGDRIRMQEHATDRGVFIRSMGTRGSLGGLAEATRDAIRVLDAFGCDVILVETVGVGQSELDIMHHADTTLVVLTPQAGDHIQTIKAGIMEIADIFVINKADLEGTRKMVTDIEAMLDLSPLVNGWRPPVVTTIAIDHRGIPELWATIKKHRAWRKGNKGETNRERVRRELAEIIQRQLAHLISRDLDRHYEHLVEKVAARQLDPYSAAMDIIRQSWKGGLTQ; the protein is encoded by the coding sequence ATGAACAACCTGGTAGAAAAAATGCTGCAGGGCGACCGGCGCAGCGCGGCCAAGCTAATCACCTTGATTGAAAATGATGCACCGGAAAAAAGGGATGTTTTAAAGCAAATATATCCCCATACCGGCCGTGCCCATGTGGTGGGTATCACCGGGTCCCCGGGGGCAGGCAAAAGTTCCCTGGTCGATGAACTAACCAGGGAAATCCGCGGTGAGGACCTGAAGGTGGGCGTGATTGCGGTGGATCCCACCAGCCCCTTCTCAGGTGGAGCCCTTCTCGGAGACCGCATCAGGATGCAGGAACATGCCACTGACCGGGGAGTGTTTATCCGCAGCATGGGCACCCGGGGCAGCCTGGGAGGGCTGGCCGAGGCCACGCGGGATGCGATCAGGGTGCTGGACGCCTTTGGATGCGACGTTATCCTGGTGGAAACGGTGGGGGTTGGCCAGTCGGAACTGGACATAATGCACCACGCGGATACTACCCTGGTCGTTCTCACCCCCCAGGCGGGAGATCACATCCAGACCATCAAGGCCGGGATCATGGAAATTGCCGATATTTTCGTGATCAACAAAGCCGACCTTGAGGGGACCCGTAAAATGGTCACCGATATTGAAGCCATGCTGGACTTAAGTCCACTGGTGAACGGATGGCGTCCTCCGGTGGTGACCACCATTGCCATAGACCACCGGGGCATCCCGGAACTGTGGGCTACCATTAAAAAACACAGGGCCTGGCGTAAGGGTAACAAGGGTGAAACAAACAGGGAAAGGGTGCGCCGGGAGCTGGCGGAAATAATTCAGCGCCAGCTTGCGCACCTGATTTCCCGGGATCTGGACAGGCATTACGAACACCTGGTGGAAAAAGTGGCCGCGCGCCAGCTGGATCCATACTCGGCAGCCATGGATATAATTAGACAATCCTGGAAAGGAGGATTAACGCAATGA
- the cobO gene encoding cob(I)yrinic acid a,c-diamide adenosyltransferase, giving the protein MNHRRLEKGFVHVYTGNGKGKTTAALGLALRAIGHGYRVFMLQFMKGSKEYGEIKAAEKYLPELTIVQSGLETFVDKENPSPEDIALARQGLDMARKVIMEGNYDLVILDEINVAVDFDLIPLDAVLDLIRNKPTHVELILTGRYAHPKIIKAADVVTEMHLINHPYYDGIEARKGIEY; this is encoded by the coding sequence ATGAACCACCGGCGACTGGAGAAAGGATTCGTGCACGTGTACACCGGCAACGGCAAGGGCAAGACCACCGCCGCCCTGGGGCTGGCCCTCCGGGCCATCGGTCACGGCTACCGGGTGTTCATGCTTCAATTCATGAAGGGGAGCAAGGAATACGGCGAGATTAAGGCGGCTGAAAAGTATTTGCCCGAGCTGACCATAGTGCAATCGGGCCTGGAAACTTTTGTAGATAAGGAAAATCCTTCCCCGGAAGATATCGCCCTGGCCCGGCAGGGTCTGGATATGGCCCGCAAGGTGATCATGGAAGGTAATTATGACCTGGTTATCCTGGATGAGATCAATGTGGCTGTTGATTTTGACCTGATCCCTCTGGATGCGGTTTTAGACCTGATTCGAAATAAGCCGACCCACGTGGAGTTGATCCTCACCGGCCGGTATGCCCATCCCAAAATCATCAAGGCGGCTGACGTGGTAACCGAAATGCACCTGATCAACCATCCCTATTATGACGGCATTGAGGCCCGGAAAGGCATTGAATACTAG
- a CDS encoding acyl-CoA dehydrogenase: MDFDLTEEQLMIRDTVRKLAQNEFAPRAAEIDREHRFPRENIKKLAELGLMGIPIPEEYGGAGCDFLSYIMAIEEISRACASTGVILAVHTSLGCFSLLYHGTEEQKKKYLTKLATGEWLGAFALTESNAGSDPSNLSTSARLEGDHYIVNGSKIFITSGGEADLYVTFVRTGPGKGHKGITCLLIEKDTPGFTIGKVEEKMGLNGSRTTELIFDNARVPRENVLGQEGEGFKVAMALLDGGRIGIGAQGLGIAQAAFDVALEYSRQRVQFGRTIAEFQAIQFMLADMATQIDAARLLVYRAARLKDKGLPHSKEASMAKMYATDTAMFVTTNAVQILGGYGYCKEYPVERYMRDAKITQIYEGTNQIQRLVIAKNLLK; the protein is encoded by the coding sequence CTGGACTTTGACCTTACCGAAGAACAACTGATGATCCGCGATACCGTGCGCAAACTGGCCCAGAACGAGTTTGCCCCCCGGGCGGCAGAAATCGACAGGGAGCACCGCTTCCCCCGGGAGAACATAAAGAAGCTGGCCGAGCTGGGCCTGATGGGCATACCCATACCCGAAGAATACGGCGGTGCCGGGTGCGACTTTCTCTCATATATCATGGCCATAGAAGAAATCTCCCGGGCTTGCGCCTCCACCGGCGTAATCCTGGCGGTGCACACCTCTTTAGGGTGCTTTTCCCTCCTCTATCACGGCACGGAAGAACAAAAGAAAAAATATCTAACCAAACTGGCTACCGGCGAGTGGCTGGGTGCCTTTGCCCTTACCGAATCCAACGCCGGTTCGGACCCCTCCAACCTGTCCACCAGCGCCCGGCTGGAAGGCGACCACTATATTGTCAACGGCAGCAAGATCTTCATCACCAGCGGCGGAGAAGCGGACCTCTACGTCACTTTCGTACGCACCGGCCCGGGCAAGGGGCACAAGGGAATCACCTGTCTTTTAATCGAGAAGGATACCCCGGGCTTTACCATTGGCAAAGTGGAGGAAAAGATGGGTCTCAACGGTTCCCGGACCACGGAGCTGATCTTTGACAATGCCAGGGTGCCCCGGGAGAACGTGCTGGGCCAGGAAGGCGAAGGCTTCAAGGTGGCCATGGCCCTTCTGGACGGCGGCCGCATCGGTATCGGCGCCCAGGGTCTGGGCATTGCCCAGGCGGCCTTTGACGTGGCCCTGGAGTATTCCAGGCAGCGGGTGCAGTTTGGCCGTACAATAGCGGAATTCCAGGCTATCCAGTTCATGCTGGCCGACATGGCCACCCAGATCGATGCCGCCCGGCTGCTGGTTTACCGGGCGGCCCGGCTGAAAGACAAAGGGCTGCCCCACTCCAAGGAAGCCTCCATGGCCAAGATGTATGCCACGGACACGGCCATGTTTGTCACCACCAATGCGGTACAGATCCTGGGCGGTTACGGCTACTGCAAGGAGTACCCCGTGGAGCGGTACATGCGCGATGCCAAGATCACCCAGATCTATGAGGGCACCAACCAGATCCAGCGGCTGGTCATTGCCAAAAACCTCCTGAAATAG
- a CDS encoding acetyl-CoA C-acetyltransferase yields MRETVIVSAARTPFGKLGGVLAPLTAVQLGGMVIKEAIQRAGINGDQVENVIMGQVLQGGCGQIPSRQATRLAGLPWEVPSETINKVCASSLRAVTLGDQIIRAGDADIIVAGGMESMSNAPYFVHARWGLRMGDTRFVDLMVHDGLWCAFYNRHMAIHGGEVAREYGISREEQDEWALRSHRLAIAAMDGGRLKEEIVPVAVPQKKGDPKVVDTDEAPRRDTSLEALRRLPPVFDPNNTVTAGNAPGVNDGAGALVLMSREKAHELGIKPLATILGHASVSQDAKYIATVPGLSINKLLAKKGLPVDAIDLFEVNEAFAAVVLVSVKIANLPKDKINVNGGAVAFGHPIGASGARILMTLIYELRRRGGGLGIAAICSGAAQGDALLVRVDD; encoded by the coding sequence TTGCGGGAAACGGTAATCGTCAGTGCAGCCAGAACGCCCTTTGGAAAGCTGGGCGGGGTTCTGGCCCCTCTCACTGCCGTCCAGCTGGGGGGTATGGTGATTAAAGAAGCCATCCAGCGGGCGGGCATCAACGGGGACCAGGTGGAAAACGTGATCATGGGGCAGGTGCTGCAGGGCGGCTGCGGCCAGATTCCCTCCCGCCAGGCCACCCGGCTGGCGGGGTTGCCCTGGGAGGTGCCCTCGGAAACCATAAACAAGGTCTGTGCCTCCAGCCTGCGGGCGGTAACCCTGGGCGACCAGATCATCCGGGCCGGCGACGCCGACATCATTGTTGCCGGCGGCATGGAAAGCATGAGCAACGCGCCCTACTTTGTGCACGCCCGCTGGGGCCTGCGCATGGGTGACACCAGGTTTGTCGACCTGATGGTCCACGACGGCCTGTGGTGTGCCTTTTACAACCGGCACATGGCCATCCACGGCGGCGAAGTGGCCAGAGAATACGGCATCTCCCGGGAAGAACAGGACGAATGGGCCCTGCGCAGCCACCGGCTGGCCATCGCGGCCATGGACGGCGGGCGGCTGAAGGAAGAAATTGTGCCCGTGGCCGTACCCCAGAAAAAGGGCGACCCGAAAGTGGTGGACACGGACGAAGCGCCCCGGCGGGATACCAGCCTGGAGGCCCTGCGCCGCCTGCCGCCGGTTTTCGACCCCAACAACACGGTTACGGCGGGCAATGCCCCGGGGGTCAACGACGGGGCGGGGGCTCTGGTGCTGATGTCCCGGGAAAAAGCACACGAGCTGGGCATAAAACCCCTGGCCACCATACTGGGGCATGCCTCGGTTTCCCAGGATGCCAAATACATTGCCACCGTACCGGGATTGTCCATCAACAAACTGCTGGCCAAAAAGGGACTCCCGGTGGACGCCATTGACCTTTTTGAAGTGAACGAAGCCTTTGCCGCCGTGGTCCTGGTCAGTGTAAAGATTGCCAATTTACCGAAAGACAAAATAAATGTGAACGGCGGCGCGGTGGCCTTCGGCCATCCCATTGGCGCCAGCGGCGCCCGCATCCTGATGACACTCATCTATGAACTTCGCCGGCGTGGCGGCGGTTTGGGCATTGCGGCCATCTGCAGCGGCGCCGCCCAGGGCGATGCCCTGCTGGTGCGGGTAGATGACTAG
- a CDS encoding acyl-CoA dehydratase activase, with translation MKAYLGIDVGSVSTNIVILSEAGEVLTGLYLRTRGRPIEAIQSGLKAARESLKPDVEIAGVGTTGSGRYLAGVMVGADVIKNEITAHAVAACMLVPDVQTVLEIGGQDSKIIILRDGVVVDFAMNTVCAAGTGSFLDQQAARLNIPIEQFGELALQSTNPVRIAGRCTVFAESDMIHKQQMGHALPDIINGLCEALVRNYLNNVGKGKEILPPVVFQGGVAANIGIKAAFERALGMPVLVPEHHKIMGAIGAAQLAAEKVAGTGQTGFKGFGITELPYHTRSFECDGCPNACEIAEIYEEDKVIGRWGARCPRWDVI, from the coding sequence ATGAAAGCTTACCTGGGTATAGATGTGGGTTCGGTAAGCACCAACATTGTGATTTTGAGCGAGGCCGGAGAAGTCCTCACCGGCCTTTACTTGCGTACCCGGGGCCGCCCCATTGAAGCCATCCAGAGCGGCTTAAAGGCAGCCAGGGAGAGCCTCAAACCGGACGTGGAAATAGCAGGTGTCGGCACCACCGGAAGCGGGCGCTATCTGGCCGGCGTCATGGTGGGGGCAGACGTGATCAAGAACGAAATCACCGCCCATGCCGTGGCCGCCTGTATGCTGGTACCCGATGTACAGACGGTTCTGGAAATAGGTGGACAGGATTCTAAAATTATTATCCTGCGCGATGGCGTGGTGGTGGACTTTGCCATGAACACGGTCTGCGCCGCCGGTACCGGTTCCTTTTTGGATCAACAGGCTGCCCGGCTGAATATCCCCATCGAGCAATTTGGCGAACTGGCTTTGCAATCAACCAACCCGGTGCGCATTGCCGGTCGCTGTACGGTATTTGCCGAGTCGGATATGATCCATAAACAACAAATGGGCCACGCCCTGCCGGATATCATTAACGGTTTGTGTGAAGCCCTGGTGCGCAACTACCTGAACAACGTGGGCAAGGGTAAGGAAATTCTGCCCCCTGTGGTGTTCCAGGGAGGAGTGGCCGCCAACATCGGTATTAAAGCCGCCTTTGAACGGGCCCTGGGCATGCCCGTGCTGGTACCGGAACATCATAAGATCATGGGTGCCATTGGCGCCGCCCAGCTGGCCGCCGAGAAGGTAGCCGGAACCGGCCAGACCGGGTTTAAAGGTTTTGGTATTACGGAACTCCCATATCATACGAGGAGCTTCGAGTGTGACGGTTGTCCCAATGCCTGCGAGATTGCCGAGATTTATGAAGAGGATAAGGTTATCGGTCGCTGGGGTGCCCGCTGTCCGCGCTGGGATGTAATCTAG
- a CDS encoding acyl-CoA dehydratase activase-related protein — MAARVGIPCSLLYFLYYPTWKTFFNELGAQVIPSGNTTREMLDLGVKEALADACVPIKLYFGHVQVLIGRVDYLFIPRVVCLNRETTYCPKFLGLPDMIRHSFKKIPPLIDVRIDVREGWNALSKAYRQAGLVLGAARGAIALAYRKAMAVERRFFSLLQEGWQPLEAMQILNTAILPRKQKGRLVFAVLGYPYLVHDQYISVGLLGRLKKMGVEVITMENLPPRALYRQNDHLEKRLFWTLGDLVLRAAHYFLRHTRIDGMIHLTAFGCGPDSLVGKFLEMAAHEQQTVPFMSLSIDEHSGEAGIATRLEAFVDMVCRKKEVCL; from the coding sequence TTGGCTGCCCGGGTTGGCATTCCCTGTTCATTACTGTACTTTCTTTATTACCCGACCTGGAAAACCTTCTTCAACGAACTTGGGGCTCAAGTAATCCCTTCCGGAAACACTACCAGGGAAATGCTTGATCTGGGAGTGAAGGAAGCCCTGGCCGATGCCTGTGTGCCCATTAAACTATACTTCGGTCATGTGCAGGTCCTGATCGGCCGGGTTGATTATTTATTTATCCCGCGGGTGGTCTGTTTAAACAGGGAAACAACCTACTGCCCTAAGTTTCTGGGGCTACCCGATATGATCCGGCATTCTTTTAAAAAAATCCCCCCGCTTATTGACGTACGCATAGACGTACGGGAAGGATGGAACGCCCTATCAAAAGCCTACCGGCAAGCGGGGCTGGTTCTTGGTGCCGCCCGGGGAGCCATCGCTCTTGCCTACCGCAAGGCCATGGCCGTGGAACGCCGGTTTTTCTCCCTGCTACAGGAAGGCTGGCAACCTCTGGAGGCCATGCAAATTTTAAATACGGCCATCTTGCCCCGAAAACAAAAAGGCCGGCTGGTTTTTGCCGTACTGGGCTATCCTTATCTCGTTCACGATCAGTACATCAGTGTGGGCTTGCTGGGCCGGTTAAAAAAAATGGGGGTAGAAGTGATCACTATGGAAAACCTGCCGCCCCGGGCGCTGTACAGGCAAAACGACCACCTGGAAAAACGCCTGTTTTGGACCCTGGGGGACCTGGTTCTACGGGCGGCCCATTATTTTCTCCGGCACACAAGAATCGACGGGATGATACACCTGACGGCCTTTGGCTGCGGACCCGATTCACTGGTGGGCAAGTTCCTGGAGATGGCTGCCCACGAGCAGCAAACCGTCCCTTTTATGAGCCTGTCTATCGATGAACACAGCGGTGAAGCCGGTATTGCCACCCGGCTGGAAGCCTTTGTGGACATGGTATGCCGCAAAAAAGAGGTGTGTCTTTAG
- a CDS encoding Hsp20/alpha crystallin family protein — MDLVHWEPFHELRHQMNRLFNSPWFRGAPGFWGLEGVSPRVDIYQTDQEVVATAELPGIASKDDLQVTLTENTLSIKGEFKRGTEERQEGYYHSERYYGTFSRTLPLPVEVKPDQAKASYKNGILEVRIPKKEPGKRNIYRVDVQ; from the coding sequence TTGGACCTTGTACACTGGGAACCCTTTCACGAGCTTCGCCACCAAATGAACCGGCTTTTTAACAGCCCCTGGTTCCGTGGGGCGCCGGGTTTTTGGGGCCTTGAAGGCGTCAGCCCCCGGGTGGATATTTACCAAACGGATCAGGAGGTTGTAGCCACGGCCGAACTGCCCGGGATAGCTTCCAAGGACGACCTGCAGGTAACCCTCACCGAAAATACCCTGAGCATTAAAGGGGAGTTTAAGAGGGGTACCGAGGAAAGACAGGAAGGTTACTACCACAGCGAACGCTATTACGGCACTTTCAGCCGTACCCTGCCCCTGCCGGTGGAAGTAAAACCCGATCAGGCGAAGGCCAGCTATAAAAACGGTATTCTGGAAGTGCGTATTCCGAAAAAAGAACCCGGCAAGAGGAATATTTACCGGGTAGACGTCCAATAG
- a CDS encoding DUF3786 domain-containing protein yields MNLEPAHRQAKEEFALREPGSMAFNAAVTYRPETAEFIVPFLGSHYLVKYPGGEVIDAAGGPEVPKEVQITLLHYLAKASPAQVEGRLISFQELPGGFIYVGPFNNRAVRPLVGIFGGKPELLVRAAEMLGGRRVEIGDVAVSVPVLPKVPITFVLWLGDEEFPPSGNVLFDASASRHLPTEDYALLPGLVLGKMRRLV; encoded by the coding sequence ATGAACCTTGAGCCTGCCCACCGGCAGGCAAAGGAGGAATTTGCCCTGCGGGAGCCGGGAAGCATGGCTTTTAACGCAGCCGTAACTTACCGGCCGGAAACGGCGGAATTCATTGTGCCCTTTCTTGGCTCGCATTATCTGGTAAAATATCCCGGCGGTGAGGTTATAGATGCAGCCGGCGGGCCAGAAGTACCCAAGGAAGTACAGATTACCCTGTTGCATTATCTCGCCAAGGCCAGTCCGGCCCAGGTGGAAGGGCGATTAATTTCCTTCCAGGAACTGCCCGGCGGATTTATTTATGTCGGCCCCTTTAACAATCGTGCGGTGCGCCCTCTGGTGGGCATCTTCGGAGGCAAGCCGGAACTTTTGGTGCGGGCTGCGGAAATGTTAGGGGGGAGGCGGGTGGAAATTGGAGACGTGGCTGTGAGCGTGCCGGTATTGCCAAAAGTACCCATAACCTTTGTCCTGTGGCTGGGAGATGAGGAATTTCCTCCCTCGGGGAATGTTCTCTTTGATGCTTCAGCCTCCCGCCACCTGCCTACCGAGGACTACGCCCTTTTGCCCGGTCTTGTTTTGGGGAAAATGAGAAGGCTTGTGTAG
- a CDS encoding NUDIX hydrolase, producing MSALIEKKLDSRVVYRGKILNLRVDTVLLPDGRTGTREVVEYTGAVAIVALNEKKEVFLVRQYRYPVGKELLEIPAGKIEDGEEPLQCAQRELAEETGLRAERWQLLCSFYSTPGFTSEKMHLFLARDLNQEGQHPDEDEFVQVVKVPLDEALTMLWRGEICDAKSTVGLLATHYLLAREKV from the coding sequence ATGTCCGCATTAATCGAAAAGAAGCTGGATTCCCGGGTAGTTTACCGGGGAAAAATCTTAAATCTGCGGGTGGATACGGTGCTTCTGCCCGACGGTCGCACCGGCACCCGGGAAGTGGTGGAATATACCGGGGCCGTGGCCATCGTGGCTCTGAATGAGAAAAAGGAAGTTTTCCTGGTCCGGCAATACCGTTATCCAGTGGGTAAGGAACTTTTAGAAATACCTGCCGGTAAAATAGAAGATGGGGAGGAACCCTTACAGTGTGCCCAAAGGGAGCTGGCGGAGGAAACCGGGCTAAGGGCGGAACGCTGGCAACTGCTGTGCAGCTTTTACTCCACCCCGGGATTTACCAGCGAAAAAATGCATTTATTCCTGGCGCGGGATTTAAACCAGGAAGGCCAGCACCCGGACGAAGACGAATTCGTCCAGGTGGTGAAGGTACCCCTGGACGAAGCCCTAACTATGCTCTGGCGGGGGGAAATTTGTGACGCCAAGTCCACCGTTGGCTTGCTGGCCACACATTACCTTTTGGCCCGGGAAAAGGTTTAA
- a CDS encoding septum site-determining protein MinC, producing the protein MPRELVSIKGTREGLVILLDPNREFEDIKLHLKRKMESSRGFFRGARFTVYGQTITGYQRTELENICRQYGLIPSPEISWPFEKKKAASPGEPARLVQCALRSGQEIRHRGSVVIVGNVHPGAQVIADGSVIIMGSCRGTIHAGAGGNNTATITALKFEPIRLSIAGVTADPATIPQNSLFPLTARLEKGRIIFSSYRSKATYPIF; encoded by the coding sequence GTGCCCAGGGAACTGGTAAGCATCAAGGGTACCCGGGAGGGCCTGGTCATCCTGCTCGATCCCAACCGGGAATTTGAAGATATAAAATTGCACTTGAAACGAAAAATGGAGTCTTCCCGGGGCTTTTTCCGGGGTGCACGCTTCACCGTTTACGGGCAAACAATCACCGGTTACCAGCGGACTGAACTGGAAAATATTTGCCGCCAGTACGGGTTAATTCCCTCGCCGGAAATATCCTGGCCCTTTGAAAAAAAGAAAGCCGCTTCCCCGGGGGAACCGGCCCGGTTGGTGCAATGCGCTTTACGCTCGGGCCAGGAGATACGTCACCGGGGCAGCGTGGTCATCGTGGGCAACGTCCACCCCGGAGCCCAGGTGATAGCCGATGGCAGCGTCATCATCATGGGCAGCTGCCGGGGAACAATCCATGCCGGAGCGGGGGGCAACAATACGGCCACCATCACGGCCCTAAAGTTCGAGCCGATCCGTTTATCCATTGCCGGGGTGACCGCAGACCCAGCCACTATCCCGCAAAATAGCCTTTTTCCTTTAACTGCCAGACTGGAAAAGGGCAGGATCATTTTTTCCTCCTACCGCAGCAAAGCTACATACCCGATTTTTTAA
- a CDS encoding MTH1187 family thiamine-binding protein codes for MAIVEVSVMPMGTGDPSISSYISHCYEVVKGEPGLKHQVTPMSTIIEGELDRVLDAVKKMHRAPFNDGVMRVVTSITIDERRDKEESMEDMVRAVLP; via the coding sequence ATGGCTATAGTGGAAGTAAGTGTCATGCCCATGGGCACCGGTGATCCCAGTATCAGCAGTTATATCAGCCATTGCTACGAGGTGGTAAAAGGGGAACCGGGTCTCAAGCATCAGGTAACACCCATGTCCACCATTATTGAAGGAGAACTGGACCGGGTGCTGGATGCGGTGAAAAAAATGCACCGGGCTCCCTTTAACGACGGCGTCATGCGAGTAGTGACCTCCATCACCATCGATGAGCGCCGGGATAAAGAGGAATCCATGGAAGACATGGTTCGAGCCGTGTTGCCATAA